The nucleotide sequence TGGCGAGGATGATGTCATCCTGCAGATCACCTGGCAGGGCGGCTTCGCGCCGGTGGAAGCGCTCATCTCACGACTGCCGCTGGCGACGCTGCTGGGGAATGGCTGCCTCGTCACCGAAGGACCGCAGATCGAGATCTACCCGCAGCCGATCCTGCCGAACTTGCAGGAGGTCTGCCTGACCGACGAGGGCATCCAGGGCATCCTGAATGCCGCACGAGACGCCGGGCTGCTGGATGGCGACGCGACCTATGGCAACGACATGATCGCCGACGCCGCGACGACCGTTTTTGTCACGACCGCCGACGGCAAGACAACCACCGTCTCCGCCTATGCGCTGTACGAGGGCACCGAGCCGACCGGCACGCCGGAGGCGGACGCGGTCCGCGAGAAGCTGGCGACGTTCCTCAATCAGCTCGGATCGCTGCGCGACTGGCTGCCGGCAATGGCATTCAGCGGTGAGGACCACGCCTACGACGTGACGCGGATGCAGATCATCACGCTGCCTGTGCAGACGAGCCCGGACATGGCCACGCCGGAGATCGAGCCGCAGCAGCTCGACTGGCCGCTGGCAACCCCGCTCGCTGAGCTTGGCGAGCCATACCCGCTGCTGCAGGACGCTCGCTGCGTCGTGCTGGATGGCGACGACCTGGCCACGCTGATGACCCAGCTGCAGGACGCGAACCAGCTCACACAGTGGACCAGCGGCGACGACACCTATTCGCTGCTGATCCGTCCGCTGATCGGCGCTGAGGATGGTTGCGTGACGCAGCCGTAAGCACGCTCACGGATCACGACAACGCTGCCCCCGCTCCAGAACGGAGCGGGGGCAGCGTTTGAGCATCTACCGCAGATACACCGTGAACTGATCCAGCGACAGCGTGCCGCCGATCTCGATTCGTGGCTCGACCCACCACTTCTCCGGCGACCACCAGGTGCCGCCCCAGGCTGCGACCGCCGCGCGGTACCCGGCAGCCTCAACCGCCCAGATGACCCGGCTGTCGTACGCACCATAGGGATAGGCGAAGATGTCGACGCTCTGGCCGGAGATCGCCTGCAGAGCCGCGCGTGAATCGACCAGCTCGCTCCACAGCTGACCCTCGGAGAGGGTCGTCAGGTCCGGATGGCTGATCGAGTGGCTGCCGATTTCGTTGCCGTTGTCAGCTATCGCGCGAATCTGCCAGTCGGCCAGCGTCGATGCACCGCTGAGGATGAAGAACGTGCCGCGCATGCCGCGCTCGCGCATCGCCTCGGCCGCACCCCATTGCTCGACATAACCGTCATCGAATGTGATCGCGACCGGATTCGGTGGCAGCGTGCCGATCCCCGCGACCGCGTCATAGACCTCGGAGAGCGTCACGGTGTTGTAGCCATTTGCCTGTAGCCAGTCGAGCTGCTGCTCGAAGCGCCAGAGCGGGATCGTGTAGCGCGCCGCGTCATCGCCGACATGGTGATACATCAGCACCGGGATATTGAAGGCTCGCGGCGGAGGATTCCAGAGCGCCTCGTCGTAGTCCGGCACGCCGTCCTGCCGCGTGACGGCGGCGGTGTCGATGCCCAGTGTTGTGGCGCGGTCCGCGCCGAGTCGTCCGAGGAGGATCTCATACGGTGTCCCGGCGTGCTCGGGATGATATTCAAACCGCGCACGCTCGAAATACTGCACCGTGTAGGTCTGGCCGGTGTCGGAATTCACCTCGGCGAACTCTTCCGAGATCGGGTAGCCGAAGATGCGTAGCCCGCCGTGCGACTCCCAGTACGACTTGAAGCCGTAGCTGAGGTAGTGGCCGGTCGGTGCGTAGAAGGTGCGCTCCGGCGAATCGGGCGGGGCGGCTTCGGTTGGGATCGGCGTGAAGGCCGGGTCGGTGCGGTCGGCCGTCAGCCACGAGCCGAGCAGTGCGAACAGCACCTCATACTCAGTACCGGCATTCTCCGGATGCAGCTCGAAGCGCTCGCGCTCGAAGTACTGCACGGTCAGGCCGGAGTCCGGGTCGGTGAACGCCTCACTCAGTGGATAGCCGAACGTCGCCAGACCACCGAGCTTGCGCCAGGTCGAGATGAACGGCTCGCTGACGTGGTGACCAGTGGCGGGGAAGTAGACGATTTCTGGTGTCGCAGCGGCAACCGGTTGTGGTGTCAGCATCGTTCCGGCCGTCGCCAGGACCGTCGAGATGAGCAGGAGGATGGCGGGAAGTAGGTAGCTCGTGCGGATCCGCAACGGCGCGGCATGAAGCATGTGATTCGCCTAACACTAACCGGACAATGTTGATTGTCAGATGATACGCACAACTGTCCGGGTGTCCACCGCGAACTGTGCCGGTCATATACTGAACGTCAGCATTGCTCGAATATGGAGGGCCGTCAGCCAATGGAGAAGTTCATCTGTGTTACGTGCGGCACACAGTATCCGCCATCCGCACAACCACCGGACGGCTGCCCGATCTGTCTGGACGATCGCCAGTATGTGAACTCCGCCGGTCAGCAATGGACGACGCTCGACGAGCTTCGACGGAGCCATCGCAACCGCTTCATCGAGCTGGAGCCGGGACTGTCATCGATCCTGCCGGAGCCGAAGGTCGGGATTGGCCAGCGCGCACACCTGATCCAGACGGCGGCCGGCAACATCCTCTGGGACTGCATCGGCCTGATCGACGACGCGACGGTCGCCGAGATTCAGCGTCGTGGTGGGCTGGCCGGTATCGCGATCTCGCACCCGCATTTCTTCACCACGATTCATGAGTGGAGTGCGGCGTTTGGCGACATCCCGATCTGGATTCACGCCGACCTGCGCCAGTGGGTGATGCGCTCCGGCCCAGCCATCAACTTCTGGGAGGGCGAGACCCGTGAGCTCCTGCCGGGCGTCACGCTGGTTCGCTGCGGCGGTCATTTCCCCGGCTCGACGATTGTCCACTGGGCCGATGGTGCGGATGGGCGCGGCGTGGTCCTGTCTGGCGA is from Thermomicrobiales bacterium and encodes:
- a CDS encoding polysaccharide deacetylase family protein gives rise to the protein MLHAAPLRIRTSYLLPAILLLISTVLATAGTMLTPQPVAAATPEIVYFPATGHHVSEPFISTWRKLGGLATFGYPLSEAFTDPDSGLTVQYFERERFELHPENAGTEYEVLFALLGSWLTADRTDPAFTPIPTEAAPPDSPERTFYAPTGHYLSYGFKSYWESHGGLRIFGYPISEEFAEVNSDTGQTYTVQYFERARFEYHPEHAGTPYEILLGRLGADRATTLGIDTAAVTRQDGVPDYDEALWNPPPRAFNIPVLMYHHVGDDAARYTIPLWRFEQQLDWLQANGYNTVTLSEVYDAVAGIGTLPPNPVAITFDDGYVEQWGAAEAMRERGMRGTFFILSGASTLADWQIRAIADNGNEIGSHSISHPDLTTLSEGQLWSELVDSRAALQAISGQSVDIFAYPYGAYDSRVIWAVEAAGYRAAVAAWGGTWWSPEKWWVEPRIEIGGTLSLDQFTVYLR